One region of Ammospiza caudacuta isolate bAmmCau1 chromosome 22, bAmmCau1.pri, whole genome shotgun sequence genomic DNA includes:
- the TNFRSF18 gene encoding tumor necrosis factor receptor superfamily member 18 yields the protein WLLLAGHWAGLGQAGQCQDGELRVGWGGDTKCCPKCTWKAGNPVPCEAPDLDCQCPPGYGCSGDPCQYCRKLPQCLAGWELIRIGSLNSVYECKRCENGTFSSTGNSWCRNWTDCQSRGLGTRRAGNSTHDSECGAAAPAREPAPVALEFPSSTILAILVAVAVFVLVLLTFLLHFCIWSLHRNPKLLLGDSGPTFPRLPPRPAQGEECSSIQFPEEEHGDKSEEKLSVLSLKVYSELR from the exons tggctgctgctggccgggcactgggcagggctgggccaggctgggcagtgccaggacggggagctcagggtgggctggggaggTGACACCAAGTGCTGCCCCAAGTGCACCTGGAAGGCAG gaaACCCTGTGCCCTGTGAGGCGCCGGACCTCGACTGCCAATGTCCCCCGGGGTACGGCTGCTCTGGGGACCCCTGCCAGTACTGCAGGAAACTGCCCCAGTGCCTGGCGGGCTGGGAGCTCATCAGGATCG gaTCTCTGAATTCGGTCTATGAGTGCAAACGCTGTGAGAACGGCACCTTCTCCAGCACCGGGAACAGCTGGTGCCGCAACTGGACCGA ctgccagagcagaggCCTCGGCACGCGCCGGGCGGGGAACAGCACCCACGACTCGGAGTGCGGCGCGGCCGCCCCGGCCCGGGAGCCAG CCCCGGTTGCGCTGGAGTTCCCCTCCAGCACCATCCTGGCCATCCTGGTGGCCGTGGCCGTGTTCGTGCTGGTCCTGCTCACGTTCCTGCTGCACTTCTGCATCTGGAGCCTCCACAGGAACCCCAAACTCCTGCTCGGGG ATTCGGGCCCGACCTTCCCGCGGCTGCCCCCGCGGCCGGCGCAGGGGGAGGAATGCTCCAGCATCCAATTCCCGGAGGAGGAGCACGGCGACAAGAGTGAGGAGAAGCTCTCGGTGCTGTCCCTCAAGGTCTACAGCGAGCTGCGATAA